The proteins below are encoded in one region of Triticum aestivum cultivar Chinese Spring chromosome 1B, IWGSC CS RefSeq v2.1, whole genome shotgun sequence:
- the LOC123091571 gene encoding uncharacterized protein, which yields MSSGGSMSPALARSSGGSMSPAMAWSPSSRRGEHRNGGGRFRAEIEMDTGVALPRGPELGFAAAVREPLVRLQRPKYDFERWDWGYFAWPHDRLDANMEMRDSDPRATFEADSKVTESFLSRSTLQLEAGEGFPSQSSPQLEASEGGFTVQSMLEPEAGQCCLCQSTLQLGAGHGQCFLCQSTLQLESVHGQGFPSQSTLELEAAEGFLISESWPQPEASEGFPSQSTLQLEAGEGSPSGRSMLPVEFDDDTPLGRYAPWRRGCAESNPFLLDHCMAPQDRWAY from the exons ATGAGCAGCGGTGGCAGCATGTCGCCGGCGCTGGCGAGGTCCAGCGGTGGCAGCATGTCCCCGGCGATGGCATGGTCACCGTCATCCAGGAGGGGGGAGCACAGGAACGGCGGCGGCCGCTTCAGGGCGGAGATCGAGATGGACACGGGCGTTGCCCTTCCCAG GGGCCCGGAGCTTGGGTTCGCCGCCGCCGTGCGAGAGCCGCTGGTGAGGCTGCAGCGCCCCAAGTACGACTTCGAGAGGTGGGACTGGGGCTACTTCGCATGGCCGCACGACCGTCTCGACG cCAATATGGAGATGAGGGACAGCGATCCGAGGGCGACATTCGAGGCGGACTCCAAGGTGACAGAGAGCTTCCTGAGCCGGAGCACACTGCAGCTAGAGGCCGGCGAAGGCTTCCCGAGCCAGAGTTCGCCGCAGCTAGAGGCGAGCGAGGGCGGCTTCACGGTCCAGAGCATGCTGGAGCCAGAGGCCGGCCAGTGCTGCCTGTGTCAGAGCACGCTGCAGCTGGGGGCCGGCCACGGCCAGTGCTTCCTGTGTCAGAGCACGCTGCAGCTGGAGTCCGTCCACGGCCAGGGCTTCCCGAGCCAGAGCACGCTGGAGCTGGAGGCCGCCGAGGGCTTCCTAATAAGCGAGAGCTGGCCGCAGCCGGAGGCGAGCGAGGGCTTCCCGAGTCAGAGCACGCTGCAGCTCGAGGCCGGCGAAGGCTCCCCAAGCGGCCGGAGCATGCTGCCGGTAGAGTTCGACGACGACACGCCCCTCGGACGCTACGCGCCGTGGCGTCGGGGATGCGCAGAGTCCAACCCGTTCCTGCTTGACCATTGCATGGCACCGCAAGATCGTTGGGCATACTAG